A stretch of Synechococcus sp. WH 8020 DNA encodes these proteins:
- a CDS encoding bifunctional DNA primase/polymerase: protein MATIRPTSALSPRLLQCQTLIDRRCCLLPCGANKNPLIKAWPSSDCFSLQQIADHPGVKSVGLRTGTEDGRILSVDLDGETAVDKVAEHGLNPFTGTFIVGRRGDTYRLKLQFQLTPEQDAQIGPFQGKIHTKDPINGAKGEAVEIFYSRRRQVIIGGRHPSGENYIWLDGCGPEALSAPDAQWWAFLKECHASSLQPSAAIPREGTPSRNGRSRRANPCPICGRHDGPGGSNLWCEYSSSGLLFCMPGSTFSAPAGLRVGDVHNGWALKKSLKQLMVPFTSLAITTQKN from the coding sequence ATGGCAACCATCAGACCAACATCCGCTCTAAGTCCGCGACTTTTGCAATGTCAGACGCTTATTGACCGCCGCTGTTGCCTTCTTCCGTGCGGCGCAAATAAAAACCCACTGATTAAAGCTTGGCCCTCTTCGGATTGTTTTTCCCTGCAGCAAATTGCGGACCATCCAGGCGTGAAATCTGTTGGGTTACGTACCGGTACAGAAGACGGTCGAATCCTTTCAGTTGACCTTGATGGCGAAACTGCCGTCGACAAGGTTGCCGAGCACGGTCTCAACCCCTTCACCGGAACTTTCATCGTTGGGCGACGTGGTGACACCTATCGACTGAAGCTCCAGTTCCAGCTCACCCCTGAACAGGACGCGCAGATCGGTCCATTCCAGGGAAAGATCCACACCAAGGATCCGATCAATGGCGCCAAGGGTGAAGCCGTCGAGATCTTCTACAGCAGGCGTCGTCAGGTGATCATTGGCGGCCGTCATCCCAGTGGTGAGAATTACATCTGGCTTGATGGTTGCGGTCCTGAAGCACTGTCAGCGCCGGATGCGCAGTGGTGGGCATTTCTGAAGGAGTGCCACGCCAGCTCATTACAACCATCGGCAGCGATCCCGAGGGAAGGCACTCCCTCTCGTAACGGCCGTTCCCGCAGGGCTAACCCGTGCCCGATTTGTGGCAGGCATGACGGCCCTGGTGGCTCAAACCTCTGGTGCGAATACAGCTCCAGCGGACTGTTGTTTTGCATGCCGGGCAGCACGTTTTCAGCGCCTGCTGGGCTCCGCGTTGGTGATGTTCACAACGGCTGGGCACTTAAAAAATCACTCAAACAGCTGATGGTCCCGTTCACGTCTTTGGCAATCACGACCCAGAAAAATTGA
- a CDS encoding VapE domain-containing protein codes for MHVTSEWMETAYVEFQEHGWKAKKNDAYDAILQVAKKSRFHPIEQYFRRIEQDKSIKPVDLSTCAQDYFGVSGELANEMFCAFLRGAVWRVLNPGCQFDAVLTLKGPQGIRKTSALRALVPDPEWFSSSSHDQLKDQTIALHRVLITELGELEHHTGKRSAGALKNLITNPCDLQRVPYGRAYEFMPRRSVLAASVNGDDFLRDTTGNRRFWVVDLPQQQHVDVIDTDHIARNRDRIWKAAIAQYRDGLKPMLGEAHQGLSDKRNEGYSVENPFTTAVELRCLHALKTSKGFSLLLAIELSLVCASIEKTDDGDRVVQRPATSRDFQLMAECLKGLGFEREPNPTGKERTRKWRFNGTDNTGVKSRVCVS; via the coding sequence GTGCACGTCACCTCTGAATGGATGGAGACGGCTTACGTCGAGTTCCAGGAGCACGGCTGGAAGGCAAAGAAAAACGACGCTTACGACGCGATCCTTCAGGTCGCAAAAAAGAGTCGCTTCCATCCGATCGAGCAGTACTTCAGGCGGATCGAGCAGGACAAATCCATCAAGCCGGTGGACCTGTCGACATGTGCGCAGGACTACTTCGGGGTGAGCGGTGAGTTAGCGAACGAAATGTTCTGCGCCTTTCTCAGGGGTGCGGTCTGGCGTGTTCTCAACCCCGGATGTCAGTTCGATGCAGTCCTGACCCTTAAAGGTCCGCAAGGCATCCGCAAGACCAGCGCATTGAGGGCACTTGTGCCCGATCCGGAATGGTTCAGCTCCAGCAGTCATGACCAGCTCAAGGATCAAACCATCGCCCTTCACAGGGTGCTGATCACGGAGCTAGGTGAGCTTGAACATCACACCGGCAAGCGCTCAGCCGGTGCTCTGAAGAACCTGATCACCAACCCTTGTGATTTGCAGCGGGTGCCGTATGGACGGGCCTATGAATTCATGCCCAGGCGGTCAGTCTTGGCCGCCAGCGTTAACGGTGATGACTTCCTTCGAGACACCACAGGGAATCGCCGCTTCTGGGTTGTGGACCTGCCTCAGCAACAGCATGTCGACGTGATTGACACTGATCACATCGCCCGTAATCGAGACCGCATTTGGAAGGCTGCAATCGCGCAATATCGCGATGGACTGAAGCCGATGCTCGGCGAAGCCCATCAAGGGCTTAGCGATAAGCGAAACGAGGGTTACTCGGTCGAAAATCCATTCACAACTGCTGTTGAGTTGCGCTGTCTACATGCCTTGAAAACATCGAAAGGCTTTTCTCTATTGCTTGCGATTGAGCTGTCATTGGTCTGTGCATCAATCGAGAAAACCGATGATGGCGATCGTGTCGTTCAGCGACCAGCAACCAGCCGGGACTTCCAACTCATGGCTGAATGCCTCAAGGGTCTTGGCTTTGAACGTGAGCCAAACCCCACCGGTAAGGAGCGAACACGGAAATGGAGGTTCAATGGCACAGACAACACAGGGGTTAAGTCGAGGGTGTGTGTCAGCTGA
- a CDS encoding GIY-YIG nuclease family protein, which translates to MGSYIYLVLAHNAEGLHKIGKTVNIKRRMRELKVSHRNRICVIDLPSEEVMNLVERNLHDRFSSVRIPQSEMFNLSTKQVEDCKRLMKGYEKKYAPPPLTEEEIAEQAKKGEKRQMIKSENILNGESEKEKYAMAKVPSRR; encoded by the coding sequence GTGGGTTCGTACATCTATCTAGTTTTGGCTCACAACGCTGAGGGGCTACATAAAATTGGAAAAACAGTAAATATCAAACGCCGAATGCGGGAGCTAAAAGTCTCTCATCGTAATCGCATCTGTGTGATAGATCTGCCCTCTGAAGAGGTCATGAATTTAGTCGAAAGGAATCTCCATGATCGTTTCAGCAGCGTACGCATTCCTCAATCTGAAATGTTCAACTTGAGCACAAAGCAGGTTGAAGATTGCAAACGACTTATGAAAGGCTATGAAAAAAAATACGCTCCACCACCGCTAACAGAAGAAGAGATTGCTGAGCAGGCAAAAAAAGGAGAAAAAAGGCAGATGATCAAGAGCGAGAATATTTTAAACGGAGAGAGCGAGAAAGAGAAATACGCGATGGCCAAAGTACCAAGCAGGAGGTAA
- a CDS encoding DUF4011 domain-containing protein: MTETPAADAAYILPTLEGFRNKLLDLTTRNNLLNLSLKSQRTARLLRFVDCNLQAVLEGLTSGRQYSLSALPEPTKEKQPTLDDALVEAALEQARSDDPLYRQILADGESGEARQKALAQADDRLRAAVLDDLGKAANDTQSAKDLSVWAEKQGVNPSYSLPLTKGTKGHQGSMRALLLDPRMERVAESIRKQAQSSIEETGNNILYLGFGCLEWSEKNRSLFAPLILLPAELTKTANHGGARTFDLGASDDAPVANVTLQERLKRDFGIELPMPDLGADVVDLEGYLKAVAQSVSEVEGWQVHPYLNLALFNFSGLGLYEDLIPESLQGSPLVRQLLAAELSDDELPGEAVVIAEDVHVDQPEIAERVPVLIAQADASQFAAVADVMAGRSMVIEGPPGTGKSQTITNIIANALYAGKRILFVAEKKVALDVVYTRLSEAGLKPYCLRIESDKANKRQVYDELAERIDLPAPLRPRRDGVQEVFNELRQELNHFAGLINQPNGQEEHSHHDLLWQELQLRCELTAASIDPSIYEIEIQEACSKSKQQIERNSQLLDGLAQLLHGLDWNQLEQTFQPLGVLPADALSREALLDQAAQWAAALRALEVAMSQRSTSESLTLEQLRLSANNTTAIASCFPDPLGADAEALLPVLSSPAVEGRAQALLEALQLDDEMEAAVAKRFVRRPDPLPDVESLQTLVAGLSQWRLGRLALPTEQAERQQLQQRLQKAAQTADRLEVLLEASTTGLPLAGFSPLSLQALLPLVEHLSGLPVWVLCQRREAIWSADPFHARALVDEHTTLQQLRLHLKLDQAAAQKPQNLTIEQALERLQRCCERGLGPVLAQADASLHWGEQIDQAQALLEQSASGLTAFLPGPIKASASVGQLLALPELLRAATAMDADAISLRSSSLWQVDAKELRAALEGEQELKRREAALQNAGLKAVEGHDASELREAADLLEKKPLFQRLVNRLSGSKGRAATLARDIGATASDQRAQALRDAAKVLELREAYGAGWKQRMLSLDLPSERLMPVAEQLQSLARTLETFNDGPFWSSWLREAPAADLQTMLSAYAQGGEGTLQALASHGVWSSSVLHRNLSSLQDTLQQSRQDQELLAEVEPVAAWARAAGIGDGEAMVLWLRQVQSTMQRVEAFPQQQLDALLAGGLAADQIDTVLEAAERTRALVASSGLSAQVAALMEADSTALSQALLTLQHQLAPLVHELMEQADLLPADAKQRDLHLLVQGIQEAAKGFQALLQQWADSGLHPEASLSDLLQLPVDLALAHRRREEVIQALATFQQQAGPEVAEASPALLRQVMRWIGLLRQAGLPADMEEHCLQSGAASFIDDQRRQADLLAEALEAEAAAANRFIATAEPHPGQVGDAGAEDMSGVSTAILLQWLEAVEAHRDHYPTWVERHQVLAQLPGDGLRELAEGLLASTVEGEHWSRLYRWTLVRSQLRQMGQAIPGLQELRSREQVARRERFQRMEDDLRALDRAEVVAAIHQAPEALPEGVNRGLRGEFTEMGLIQNECRKQKRHRPLRHLFQYAGESLRGLKPCWMMSPGTLASLVRREEIEQFDLVIVDEASQMPPERAFGLISRAHQCVVVGDPKQLPPTSFFQRTASVDDTEADHEVDTEVLDEESILDLCTKSFQPVRRLKWHYRSRHGSLIAFSNKHFYNNELVVFPSCDRDFAIHRHLVSDARYTKGVNLPEVRLACDVVLEQLELYPDRSLGVVAMNEAQASEIGEQLEMLSTQHEELRRRLELKDTSEELFVKSLEKVQGDERDTIVVSCTYGPSEPGGPVAMRFGPINQQGGHRRLNVLFTRAKRAIELVTSIESHQIQPTATSSQGLHAFRNYLKFVENQSLETGRPTGREPDSPFEVVVAEAIQSYGYEVDCQVGVANYFIDLAIRDPNKPDTYLLGVECDGATYHSARAARDRDKYRQSVLEGLGWQIYRIWSTDWFENPKLEAQKLAEHLRILRNNDQQ; this comes from the coding sequence ATGACCGAAACTCCAGCAGCCGACGCCGCCTACATCCTTCCCACCCTCGAAGGGTTTCGCAACAAGCTCCTCGACCTCACGACCCGCAACAACCTGCTCAACCTGAGCCTGAAAAGCCAGCGCACAGCACGGCTTCTGCGCTTTGTTGATTGCAATCTTCAGGCAGTGCTCGAAGGCCTCACGAGCGGTCGCCAATACAGCCTTAGCGCCCTACCTGAACCGACCAAAGAGAAGCAACCAACGCTCGATGATGCACTCGTCGAAGCAGCACTTGAGCAAGCGCGCTCAGACGATCCCCTCTATCGACAGATTCTTGCTGATGGAGAAAGTGGTGAAGCACGCCAGAAGGCCCTGGCACAGGCAGATGACCGGCTACGCGCAGCCGTTCTAGACGATCTAGGCAAGGCAGCCAACGACACTCAATCAGCCAAAGATCTGAGCGTATGGGCCGAAAAACAAGGCGTTAACCCCTCCTATTCCCTTCCTTTAACCAAGGGAACCAAAGGTCACCAAGGATCGATGCGTGCCCTGCTCCTGGATCCACGCATGGAGCGTGTCGCCGAATCCATCCGCAAGCAGGCTCAGAGCTCCATTGAAGAAACGGGCAACAACATTCTGTATCTGGGGTTTGGCTGTTTGGAGTGGTCAGAAAAGAACCGGAGCTTGTTTGCACCGCTGATTCTTCTGCCGGCTGAACTCACCAAAACCGCGAATCACGGCGGGGCCAGAACCTTTGATCTGGGCGCATCGGATGATGCCCCGGTCGCCAATGTGACGCTTCAAGAGCGCCTGAAACGTGATTTTGGCATCGAGCTACCGATGCCCGATCTGGGCGCCGACGTTGTGGACCTCGAGGGTTATCTCAAGGCAGTGGCCCAGTCCGTCTCTGAAGTGGAGGGATGGCAGGTGCATCCCTATCTCAATCTTGCCCTGTTCAACTTCAGCGGGCTTGGCCTGTATGAAGACCTGATTCCTGAATCACTCCAGGGCTCACCGCTGGTGCGTCAGCTCCTGGCGGCGGAGCTGAGCGATGACGAGCTGCCGGGCGAAGCCGTCGTGATCGCCGAGGACGTGCATGTCGATCAACCGGAGATTGCGGAACGCGTCCCGGTGTTGATTGCCCAGGCCGACGCGAGCCAGTTCGCAGCGGTGGCCGACGTGATGGCCGGGCGCTCGATGGTGATCGAGGGTCCCCCTGGCACCGGCAAGAGCCAGACCATCACCAACATCATTGCCAACGCGTTGTATGCCGGCAAACGCATCCTGTTTGTCGCCGAAAAAAAGGTGGCCCTTGATGTGGTGTACACCCGCCTTTCAGAAGCCGGGCTCAAGCCCTACTGCCTGCGCATCGAATCGGACAAGGCCAACAAACGCCAGGTGTACGACGAACTCGCCGAACGCATTGACCTGCCGGCACCCCTGCGCCCACGCCGTGATGGTGTGCAGGAGGTGTTCAACGAACTGCGCCAGGAGCTCAACCACTTTGCGGGGCTGATCAATCAACCCAATGGCCAAGAAGAGCACAGCCACCACGATCTGCTCTGGCAGGAACTGCAGCTGCGCTGCGAACTCACGGCAGCCTCCATCGACCCCTCGATCTATGAAATCGAGATCCAGGAGGCCTGCTCCAAGAGCAAACAACAGATCGAACGCAACAGCCAACTGCTGGATGGGCTGGCACAGCTTCTCCATGGCTTGGACTGGAACCAACTTGAGCAGACCTTCCAACCATTGGGAGTTCTGCCTGCCGACGCCTTAAGCCGTGAGGCATTGCTGGATCAAGCAGCGCAATGGGCCGCAGCGTTGCGTGCCCTCGAGGTCGCGATGAGCCAACGCAGCACATCGGAGTCCCTCACGCTCGAGCAGCTCCGGCTGAGCGCAAACAACACGACAGCCATCGCCTCCTGTTTTCCCGACCCACTTGGTGCAGACGCTGAAGCACTGTTGCCAGTCCTCAGTTCACCTGCCGTGGAGGGGAGAGCACAGGCCTTGCTCGAGGCATTGCAGCTCGATGATGAGATGGAGGCTGCCGTTGCCAAGCGCTTCGTACGCCGGCCCGATCCACTCCCCGACGTGGAAAGCCTTCAGACCCTGGTGGCGGGCCTGAGCCAATGGCGCCTTGGCCGCTTGGCACTCCCAACCGAGCAGGCTGAACGACAGCAACTCCAGCAACGGCTTCAGAAAGCAGCCCAAACAGCCGATCGTTTGGAGGTGCTGCTCGAGGCTTCCACCACGGGCCTGCCGCTGGCTGGATTCAGCCCATTAAGCCTGCAAGCGCTGTTGCCGCTGGTGGAGCACCTAAGCGGCCTACCGGTGTGGGTGTTGTGTCAGCGCAGGGAAGCGATCTGGAGCGCCGATCCCTTCCATGCCCGCGCTCTTGTTGACGAGCACACCACATTGCAGCAGCTGCGTCTGCATCTCAAACTGGATCAAGCAGCAGCGCAGAAACCACAGAACCTGACCATCGAGCAGGCCTTGGAGAGACTGCAACGTTGCTGCGAGCGCGGACTGGGTCCTGTCTTGGCACAAGCCGACGCCTCCTTGCATTGGGGAGAGCAGATCGATCAGGCGCAAGCGCTGTTGGAGCAATCGGCCTCGGGGCTGACAGCGTTTCTGCCAGGCCCCATCAAGGCATCCGCCAGCGTGGGGCAACTGTTGGCCCTGCCAGAACTGCTGCGCGCCGCCACGGCAATGGACGCCGATGCGATCAGCCTGCGCTCCAGTTCGTTGTGGCAAGTGGATGCCAAAGAGCTCCGCGCAGCTCTGGAAGGTGAGCAAGAGCTCAAGCGCCGGGAGGCGGCATTGCAGAACGCTGGGCTGAAGGCTGTCGAGGGCCACGACGCCAGTGAATTACGTGAAGCCGCTGATCTCTTGGAGAAGAAGCCTCTGTTCCAGAGATTGGTGAATCGACTGTCAGGCAGCAAGGGGCGCGCAGCAACCCTGGCGCGAGACATCGGCGCGACTGCTTCTGATCAGCGTGCGCAGGCGCTGCGAGATGCGGCCAAAGTGCTGGAGCTGCGCGAGGCCTATGGCGCGGGCTGGAAGCAGAGGATGCTCTCGCTGGACCTTCCTTCCGAGCGGCTGATGCCTGTCGCGGAGCAACTGCAGTCGCTTGCGCGAACCCTCGAAACCTTCAACGATGGTCCGTTCTGGAGCAGCTGGCTGCGCGAAGCACCAGCTGCCGATCTACAGACCATGCTCTCGGCCTACGCCCAAGGCGGTGAAGGCACCTTGCAAGCGCTGGCAAGCCATGGCGTTTGGTCTTCATCGGTTCTGCATCGCAATCTGAGCTCCCTGCAGGACACCCTCCAACAGAGCCGCCAAGACCAGGAGCTGCTGGCTGAAGTGGAGCCTGTTGCGGCTTGGGCGCGAGCCGCTGGCATTGGAGACGGTGAAGCGATGGTGCTTTGGCTCAGGCAGGTGCAAAGCACCATGCAACGGGTTGAGGCCTTCCCCCAGCAGCAGCTCGACGCCCTGTTGGCCGGTGGCCTGGCCGCTGATCAGATCGACACGGTGTTGGAAGCAGCGGAACGCACCCGAGCACTTGTGGCCAGCTCAGGCCTCAGTGCCCAGGTGGCCGCCTTGATGGAGGCTGATTCAACGGCGCTGAGCCAAGCCTTACTCACACTGCAACACCAACTCGCACCGTTGGTGCACGAGCTGATGGAGCAAGCCGACCTTCTGCCTGCCGATGCCAAGCAGCGCGACCTGCACCTGTTGGTTCAAGGCATTCAAGAGGCCGCAAAGGGCTTCCAAGCACTGCTGCAGCAATGGGCCGACTCCGGGCTCCATCCGGAGGCATCCCTATCGGATCTGCTCCAACTCCCCGTTGATCTGGCCCTGGCCCATCGCCGCCGCGAAGAGGTGATTCAAGCCCTGGCCACCTTCCAGCAACAGGCAGGACCGGAGGTGGCGGAAGCCTCGCCGGCGTTGCTGCGTCAGGTGATGCGCTGGATCGGCCTGTTGCGTCAGGCCGGACTACCGGCCGACATGGAAGAGCATTGCCTGCAATCCGGTGCAGCGTCGTTCATCGACGATCAACGCCGGCAAGCAGACCTCCTGGCTGAAGCTTTAGAGGCCGAGGCAGCTGCAGCCAATCGATTCATCGCCACCGCCGAACCCCATCCAGGCCAGGTTGGCGATGCAGGCGCCGAAGACATGTCTGGCGTGAGCACCGCGATACTGCTGCAGTGGCTGGAAGCGGTGGAGGCTCACCGTGATCACTACCCCACATGGGTGGAGCGCCATCAGGTGTTGGCTCAACTCCCGGGCGATGGCTTGCGTGAGCTGGCCGAGGGATTGCTGGCATCAACCGTTGAGGGTGAACACTGGAGCCGGCTCTACCGCTGGACGCTGGTGCGGAGCCAACTGCGCCAGATGGGCCAGGCGATCCCAGGCTTACAAGAACTGCGCAGCCGCGAGCAGGTGGCACGGCGTGAACGGTTTCAACGGATGGAAGACGACCTGCGGGCACTGGATCGAGCGGAAGTGGTGGCGGCGATCCATCAAGCCCCCGAAGCCCTACCCGAAGGCGTGAACAGAGGACTGCGTGGAGAGTTCACGGAGATGGGTCTGATTCAGAACGAATGCCGCAAGCAGAAACGGCATCGACCCCTGCGGCATCTGTTCCAGTACGCCGGTGAATCCCTGCGCGGGCTGAAGCCCTGCTGGATGATGTCTCCAGGAACCCTGGCCTCGTTGGTGCGTCGGGAAGAGATCGAGCAGTTCGATCTAGTGATCGTGGATGAGGCCTCCCAGATGCCGCCGGAGCGCGCCTTTGGCTTGATCAGCCGTGCCCATCAGTGCGTGGTGGTTGGCGACCCGAAGCAGTTGCCTCCCACCTCGTTTTTCCAGCGCACCGCCTCGGTGGATGACACCGAAGCTGATCACGAGGTGGACACCGAAGTGCTCGATGAAGAATCCATTCTCGATCTGTGCACGAAGTCGTTCCAACCGGTGCGCCGCCTCAAGTGGCACTACCGCTCGCGCCACGGCAGCTTGATCGCCTTCTCCAACAAGCACTTTTACAACAACGAATTGGTGGTGTTCCCCTCCTGCGATCGCGACTTTGCGATTCACAGGCACCTGGTGAGCGATGCCCGTTACACCAAGGGCGTGAACCTGCCTGAGGTGAGGCTGGCTTGCGATGTGGTGCTGGAACAGCTCGAGCTTTATCCCGATCGCAGCCTGGGAGTGGTGGCGATGAACGAGGCCCAGGCCTCAGAAATAGGGGAGCAACTGGAAATGCTGTCGACGCAACACGAGGAACTTCGGCGCCGCCTTGAGCTCAAGGACACCAGCGAGGAGTTGTTCGTGAAATCGCTTGAGAAAGTACAGGGCGATGAGCGCGACACGATCGTGGTGTCGTGCACCTACGGCCCCTCGGAACCTGGTGGGCCGGTGGCGATGCGCTTTGGCCCGATCAACCAACAGGGGGGTCACCGCCGGCTGAATGTGTTGTTCACCCGCGCCAAGCGTGCAATTGAGCTGGTCACCTCGATCGAGTCGCACCAGATCCAGCCGACAGCCACCTCCAGTCAGGGGTTGCATGCCTTCCGCAACTACCTCAAGTTTGTCGAAAACCAATCCCTCGAAACAGGACGGCCCACAGGCCGTGAACCCGATAGTCCCTTTGAAGTGGTAGTAGCTGAGGCGATTCAAAGCTACGGCTATGAGGTGGATTGCCAAGTAGGCGTCGCCAATTATTTCATCGATTTAGCCATTCGCGATCCCAATAAACCCGACACTTATCTGCTTGGAGTGGAGTGTGATGGTGCGACATATCACTCGGCTCGCGCTGCCCGTGATCGAGATAAATATCGCCAGTCAGTGCTTGAAGGATTGGGATGGCAGATCTATCGGATCTGGTCGACAGATTGGTTTGAGAACCCAAAATTAGAAGCGCAAAAGCTCGCTGAGCATCTAAGAATCCTAAGAAACAATGATCAACAATGA
- a CDS encoding STAS-like domain-containing protein — protein sequence MAIISLPAQAAIHQAVAALQSADSLHPNGGTIFLSFADAPGMDVLAFLGAWGLMARNNGTTIKLRGEAKTLAALQLLGFHQLLDIPPSSTKANVQPAKASTVGVLPLSPIATEEQQYEAVDAICAIALAAIDNAAAFIPALEWLANEILGNILTHAASETPGVVCAQYHPKQQRFDIGICDMGRGLLGSLQPAFPEVRSYGQAIDKATERGATRDPSIGQGNGMAGSYEIVRLNGGTYQIWTGDVVYELNKGKRRPGFQAMPPVFGTGVMFSLDTSKPVDLASTWIASNSGVECLFLNLLTESASDSGLDIDAECLHTGGRAPAKLLRRKIQGLLPAMDGEPLILDFSGVKSAASSFLDELLGRLAVEDPRGQAIFDGAVRIQGMNPTVQAMANVVVAQRLERPTPGH from the coding sequence ATGGCGATTATCTCTCTACCGGCACAAGCCGCCATTCACCAAGCAGTTGCAGCTCTGCAATCCGCAGATTCACTCCATCCAAACGGCGGCACAATCTTTCTCTCCTTTGCCGATGCCCCGGGGATGGATGTGCTGGCTTTCCTTGGTGCCTGGGGACTGATGGCCAGGAACAACGGCACCACGATCAAGCTGCGGGGAGAAGCCAAAACACTCGCCGCACTGCAGCTGCTGGGATTTCATCAGTTGCTCGATATTCCACCATCCAGCACCAAGGCCAACGTTCAACCTGCCAAGGCCTCCACAGTCGGCGTGCTGCCCCTCTCACCGATTGCCACGGAAGAGCAGCAATACGAAGCCGTTGATGCCATCTGTGCCATCGCCCTGGCCGCCATCGACAACGCCGCCGCGTTCATCCCAGCCTTGGAATGGCTGGCCAACGAAATTCTCGGCAACATCCTCACCCACGCAGCTTCTGAAACCCCTGGGGTGGTCTGCGCTCAGTACCACCCCAAGCAGCAACGCTTCGACATCGGCATCTGCGACATGGGCCGAGGTCTGCTCGGATCCTTGCAACCCGCATTCCCCGAGGTGCGCAGCTACGGCCAGGCCATCGATAAGGCAACCGAGCGTGGCGCCACCCGCGATCCCTCCATCGGCCAGGGCAATGGCATGGCCGGCTCCTACGAAATCGTGCGCCTCAACGGCGGCACCTATCAGATCTGGACCGGTGATGTCGTCTACGAGCTCAACAAAGGAAAGCGCCGCCCCGGTTTCCAGGCCATGCCGCCTGTCTTCGGTACAGGGGTGATGTTCTCCCTCGACACCAGCAAACCCGTTGATCTCGCCAGCACCTGGATCGCCTCCAATTCAGGGGTGGAATGTCTCTTCCTGAATCTCCTCACGGAATCAGCCAGCGACAGCGGCCTCGATATCGACGCCGAATGTCTCCACACCGGTGGGCGCGCCCCCGCCAAGCTGCTGCGCCGCAAGATCCAGGGCCTTCTACCCGCCATGGACGGCGAACCGCTCATTCTTGATTTCTCCGGCGTTAAATCAGCAGCCAGCAGTTTCCTCGATGAGCTCCTTGGTCGTCTCGCTGTAGAAGACCCACGCGGCCAGGCGATCTTCGATGGAGCAGTGCGCATTCAAGGGATGAATCCCACCGTGCAAGCCATGGCCAATGTGGTGGTGGCGCAGCGGTTGGAGCGTCCAACTCCTGGCCACTAG